A region of the Gemmatimonadota bacterium genome:
AAGAACATGTTTTTCTCCTTTGTTTGGGATTAATTGACGACGATTCAAACTTGTTCATACCACCGCACATTGCCCGTGGACATGCCGCTTGCGGCGATGTCCAATTTGCCGGTGCCGGTGAGATCTACGACTGCCATTTGCCCCATGCCAATGCGGTTGTCGATTTGTTCAATGTGCCAGGTGTCTGTTTCTAAATTTTCTGGGCGATAGATGTTGAGGGCTGTGCCGGGTCCGTTGTATCCGGCGATGACTTCCAGTGCGTTGTCGCTGTCTATATCGCCACACCAGAGGGAATGCCCGCGGTTGAGTTTGTCGCTGATCAGGTGGCGTTCCCACGCGCCTGTTCGGATGTCGCCGGTCGCTTTGTACCAGACGAGTTCATTGCCGTGCCAGGGTTCGATGGATAGTATTTCATTGATGCCATCGCCATCCATATCTACGGCAAAGGTTTCGCTGCTTTCGCGGGGGCTTATGGTCCACCGGTTCCATTTTTCCTCGAATCCATCCCCTTTGGGCGGTTCAAACCAGATCAGGCCGTCGCGTGTGCCGAGCAATAAGTCCATGCGGCCATCGCCATCTACGTCGCATACGCTCAGGCCGTGGTTGAGTCTCAGTTGCCCGTCGATTAATCGCTTTTCCCACGGTTCATTTACCGGGTCTTGTGGTATGCGATAACACCACAATTCACCCGGCGCATCAAAGTCGTTGATCTGGCTTCCCGGCCCTTGCAGGGTTGCGACAAATAGCAGGGGTTGATTGTTGATATCTACCATTGCAATGCGGTGTGAATAGGGTACCCAGTCGATGAAGTGTTGGGTCCATATATTGCCGTGTTCAGGTGTTTGAAACCAGTGTAGATACTCCGATGGGATCCGCTGTCTTCGCCCAAATCCGCTGCTCGCAATCACGTCTTTTCGACCGTTGCCCGTGACGTCGAATACCGATAGTGCAATGGTGCCGGGGTGCGCTTCTGATATGATTTGTTTTTCAAAATGGGGTCCTTCGTACAGGGCGATCATCGAGGTTCCCATAGAACCGGCTACGATGTCCAGGTGTCCGTTGTCTGTGACATCGGCGACTGTCATGCCATAGGCGCTGCGGATGTTGTCGTCTATTTCGTGGATTATGAACATTTGTTCTCCGTTTTGACGGTTCTCCTTATCGGTAGTGGCTCAATATACCTCGTGTTCAGGGTAAAATCAAATGTAGATCGCCGAATTCGTGCCACAAATAATTTTTGTTGAGTGCGGCTTCATAGGTCAGTTTCAGGTGATCTAATCCCGCCAATGCCTGGAGCATGGATAGATGTGTGGCACTCGGTTCGTGCATTCCGGTGAGTAAGCTATCTACAATCCGCATGGTGTGATCGGGTGAGATTATCAGGGATGTCCATCCTTCGCCCTGAGAGATCTGGCCGGTTTTATCGGCTACGGTTTCGAGTGCGCGCACGACTGTTGTGCCAACGGCGATGATCCGTCCGCCATTTTTTCGCGCGTTGTTGATTACTTGCGCTGTTTCAGCAGGTACGCGGTAGTATTCCTCATAAGGCGGTTCATCGGCTTCCAGGCTCGCCACGCCGGTGTGTAAGATCAGGGGGGCAATTTGTATGCCTTTTGCGACCAGTTTTGTGATGATTTTGGGTGTGAATGCTCTGCCTGCTGATGGCATTTCAGCGCTGCCTACTTCTGTTGCATATACGGTTTGATAATAGTCAATGGGCCAGTCGTTTTGCACATAGCCATACCGGATGGGCATGCCGTATATGTCCAGGTAGGTGTCCAGATCATAGGGCAGGTTCAGGGTTGCAATCCACAGACGAATATCGGCGTTGGGATTGTGCCGCAGTTCGGGGCGATAGGGGGCGTG
Encoded here:
- a CDS encoding VCBS repeat-containing protein translates to MFIIHEIDDNIRSAYGMTVADVTDNGHLDIVAGSMGTSMIALYEGPHFEKQIISEAHPGTIALSVFDVTGNGRKDVIASSGFGRRQRIPSEYLHWFQTPEHGNIWTQHFIDWVPYSHRIAMVDINNQPLLFVATLQGPGSQINDFDAPGELWCYRIPQDPVNEPWEKRLIDGQLRLNHGLSVCDVDGDGRMDLLLGTRDGLIWFEPPKGDGFEEKWNRWTISPRESSETFAVDMDGDGINEILSIEPWHGNELVWYKATGDIRTGAWERHLISDKLNRGHSLWCGDIDSDNALEVIAGYNGPGTALNIYRPENLETDTWHIEQIDNRIGMGQMAVVDLTGTGKLDIAASGMSTGNVRWYEQV
- a CDS encoding S-adenosylmethionine:tRNA ribosyltransferase-isomerase, with the protein product MSIIPNTVLPITMMDSKLDSLIFDLPSNLEAGEPPEARGLSRDQVRLMVSWQSDDAIEHIAFRDLPDVLQAGDVVVINTSGTRKASLPIIRPDGTELRLHLSTQLPADMWAVEIRQPNGIATQPFSRAHAGEVFTLPGSGSAQLHAPYRPELRHNPNADIRLWIATLNLPYDLDTYLDIYGMPIRYGYVQNDWPIDYYQTVYATEVGSAEMPSAGRAFTPKIITKLVAKGIQIAPLILHTGVASLEADEPPYEEYYRVPAETAQVINNARKNGGRIIAVGTTVVRALETVADKTGQISQGEGWTSLIISPDHTMRIVDSLLTGMHEPSATHLSMLQALAGLDHLKLTYEAALNKNYLWHEFGDLHLILP